CCGCGAGGATCCCGCCAGCAATCCCGAGAAGAAGCAGGGGGAGCGTCCGGCAAGCTCCGATCAAGGCGAGGAACACCGGGGAATCGGTCAGCGCGAGCGCTAGCCAGCCGGTCGTGACAGTATCGATCCAGCGGGCAGCGTACCACGCCGCGCTGGTCAGCCAGAGCAGGCGGAAGTCGCGAAGGCGGAGGACGGCGACGAGCCGACTGGAGGCGCCGGATGATGTGACGACGGACACCGTCTGCCTAGGGTAGCGCATCCGCCGTTCGGCCGATGCGGCGTCGCCTCCTTCCCGGCTGCTCTCGGCGTGGCTCAGGCCGGCTGGCCCAGGCCAAATAGGGGAAAACCGCACCGGTGATCGCAGCGAACTCCTGATCCGGGCGTTCTCTGCCGAAACCTAGGATGAGCGTCGTAGCACGGCGACATCGCGCTGCGTCCGGGAGCGGGAGGCATGGATCTTACCGACAGCGTCATCCTTATCACCGGAGGAACAGGCTCCTTCGGCAACAAGTTCGTCGAGACGGTGCTGCGCCGGTGGCGACCGCGCAAGCTGATCGTCCTGAGCCGCGATGAGCTGAAGCAGCACGAGATGCGTCAGCGCTTCGATGATCCGTGCCTGCGCTTCTTCCTCGGCGACATCCGCGATCGCGACCGGCTCTACCGCGCTTTCCAAGGCGTCGACTATGTCGTCCACGCGGCCGCCCTGAAGCAGGTGCCCGCTGCCGAATACAACCCCTTTGAGGTCGTCAAGACCAACATTCTCGGCGGCCAGAACATCGTCGATGCGGCAATCGACAGCGGCGTCAAGCGCGTGATCGCCCTCAGCACCGACAAGGCGGTCAACCCGGTTAACCTCTACGGCGCAACCAAGCTGTGCATGGAGAAGCTGCTTATTCAGGGGAACTCGTATGCCGGCTCGGACGGGACGAAGTTCTCGGTCGTGCGCTATGGCAATGTCGTCGGCAGCCGCGGCAGCGTCATCCCGATCTTCTGGCAGCAGCGGCTGACCGGCAGACTGACAGTCACCGACCCGCGGATGACGCGCTTCTGGCTGACGCTCGACCAAGGGGTTGACTTCGTCTTGCGCTGTCTGGGAGTGATGCGGGGCGGCGAGATCTTCGTTCCCAAGATCCCGACAATGGGGATCATGGACCTCGTCGAGGCGATCGCCCCGGACTGCGAGGTCGAGTTCACCGGCATCCGCCCCGGCGAGAAGCTGCACGAAGTGATGATCTCGGCGGACGAGGCGCGCCTTGCCCGCGAACTCGACGATATGTTCGTGATTGAGCCGGCCCATCCGTGGTGGACGACCGACCGCGCCTGGCAAGGGGGGCGTCCGCTGCCGGACGGCTTCGTCTACTCGAGCGAGACAAACCCGTGGAAGCTGACGCCGGCAGAGCTGCGCGAGATGGTCGAGCGGCTCGGCTTGCCGAAGGTTGTCGAGCGGCGCGAGCGGTCCCTCCGAACAGTGGCGTAGCCGCTTGGGGACGCCACTCGCGGCGTGCGGGGGAGAGCACAGAACGCCGCAAGGCGGGCGACCCAGGAGGGGGACGTCCCGCGGCGAAGGGCAAAGACACGGATCGAGGTGCAGGGATGCAGACGGTGGCCTCCACGCTCGCCCTCTTTGGCGGTCCGCCAGTCCGTGACCGCCTCCTCCCCTACGGCCGCCAGACGATCGACGAAGACGACATCGCCGCGGTTGTCGCTGTCCTACGGTCGGAGTGGCTGACGACAGGGCCGGCGGTTGCTGCATTCGAGGAGGCGGTTGCGGCGCGCGTCGGCGCCCGCTTCGCTGTCGCCTTCTCGTCTGGCACGGCTGCCCTCCACGCTGCGGCGTTCGCGGCTGGGCTCGGCCCGGGCGACGAGGCAATCACCACTCCCCTCACCTTCTCGGCGACGGCGAACTGCGTGCTCTACCAAGGCGCGACGCCGCGCTTCGCCGACATCCGCCCGCTCGACCTGACGCTTGATCCGGACCGCGTGGCGGCCGCCATCACCCCGCGGACGCGCGCGATCCTGCCGATGGACTATGCCGGCCACCCCGCTGACCTCGACGCCCTGCGTGCGCTTGCCCAGCGGCATGGGCTCCTCATCATCGAAGATGCCGCCCACGCTCTCGGCGCAGTCTCGCGCGGCCGTCCTGTCGGCAGCCTTGCCGACATCACGATCTTCAGCTTCCATCCGGTCAAGCATGTCGCCGCTGGCGAAGGCGGAATGGCCGTTACCAACGACCCGGCGCTCGCGAGCCGGCTGCGCCGCTTCCGCACCCACGGGATCGTCTACGGCGTCGATGAGCGTGAGCCGTGGCGCTATGACCTTGTCGACCTCGGCTTCAACTACCGCCTCGCAGATCTGAACTGCGCGCTCGGTCTAAGCCAGCTCAAGAAGCTGGATGCCAATCTCGCGCGGCGGCGCGCTATCGCCGCTGCCTACCGCGAGGCGTTCGCTGGCTTGCCGTGGCTCACCCTTCCCCGCGAGCTGCCGGGGATGCAGAGCGCGTGGCATCTCTACCCTATTCGGCTGAATCTCGACACGCTCCGCGCAGGGCGCGCCGAGATCTTCCGGGCCCTGCGCGCCGAAGGGATCGGAGTGCAGGTGCACTACCTGCCGGTCCACCTCTTGCGGCTCTACCGGGAGCGGTTTGGCTATCGACCAGGCGCCTTTCCGCTTGCGGAAGCCGCGTACGAGCGGCTGATCTCGCTCCCGCTCTTCCCCGGCATGTCCGACGGCGACGTCGCCGACGTGATTGCCGCGGTCACGAAGGTGCTGAGGGCGTATGGCCGCTGAGAATGCTGGCGTCGCGCCTCGCGTGGCCGTGCTCGGCTGCGGCTCGATCGGTCGGCGCCATGTTGCCAACCTGAAAGCGCTCGGGGTCGAGGCGGTTGCCGTCTACGACCCGGTGCCGGAGCGGCTGACGGAGCTGCGCGCCGCCGCCGACGTGACGGCCTTTGCCGCGCTCGACGACATCTGGCGCTGGGAGCCGACAGTTGTCTTCGTCACCGCGCCGACTAGCTGCCACCTTGAGCTTGCGCTCGCCGCGGCAGAGCGCGGCTGCCATCTCTTCATCGAGAAGCCGCTCGCCGACCGGCTGGCCGGGACGGAGCAGCTGGTGGCGCTCGTCCGAGAGCGCGGACTGGTTTCGCTCGTCGGCTGCAATCTCCGCTTCCAGCCGGGCCTGCAGGCAGTGAAGCGGTGGCTCGAGGCGGGCGCGATCGGGCGCGTCGTCGCAGCGCGGATCGAGTTCGGCCAATATCTGCCCGACTGGCGGCCGGGGAGCGCCTATCAGGCGAGCTACAGCGCGCGGCGGGCGCTCGGCGGCGGCATCATTCTCGACGCCATCCACGAGATCGACTACGCCCGCTGGCTGCTCGGCGAGCCGCTGGGGGTGGCCTGCTTCGCCGGCACGCTCAGCCACCTCGAGATCGAGACCGAGGACACTGCCGCTCTCCTGCTGCGGCTGCCGGATGCGATCGTCGAGATCCATCTCGACTACGTCCAGCGCGTTTACAGCCGCACCTGCCAGATCATCGGCGACGAAGGGACGATCCGCTGGGACTACAGCGCGGGGGAGGCGCGCTACTACCACGCGAGCGGCGCCTGCGAGCTGGTGTTCAATCCGCCAGCGTGGACGCCGAACGAGATGTACCTCGCCGAGCTGCGCCACTTCCTCGACTGTCTCGCCGGTCGCGCGGCACCGGCGCTCGATGTCGCTGGCGGCCGGCGCGTTCTCGAAATCGCCCTTGCGGCGAAGCAGGCGGCCGCTGAAGGCCGCGTCATCGCGCTCGGAGGCGCCGATGCCTAGCCTCTCCGCTGCGCTGCCCGCATCGCGCAGCATCGCCCGCTCGACCGCGCTCAAAGCGCGCGCTGCCCGCCGCATTCCCACGCTCGCCCAAACGTTCAGCAAAGCGCCGAGCCAGTTCGTCCAAGGGGTCGCCCCCGTTTATCTGGAGCGCGGGGCGGGTAGCCACGTCTGGGATGTCGACGGCAACGAATATATCGACTACCCGATGGCGCTTGGGCCGGTCATTCTCGGCCACAACGAACCGGCGGTCACGGCGGCGGCGATCGCGCAGCTGGAGCGCGGGATCGCCTTTTCTCTCCCGCATCCGCTCGAGCTCGAACTGAGCGAGCTGCTCTGCGAACTGATCCCCTGCGCCGAGATGGTGCGCTTCGGCAAGAACGGCTCGGATGTTACTTCGGGGGCGGTGCGCGCCGCCCGCGCCTACACTGGGCGCGACCTCATCGCCTGCTGCGGCTACCACGGCTGGCAGGACTGGTTCATCGGGACGACAACGCGCAGCCGTGGCGTCCCGCGCGCGGTCCGCGAACTGACGAAACCGTTTGCCTACAACGATCTCGACTCGCTCGAGCGCATCTTCGCTGCCTATCCCGGCGAGGTGGCGGCAGTCATCATGGAGCCGGTCGGCGTTGTTGAGCCGGCGCCCGGCTTCCTCGAGGCGGTGCGCGACCTTGCTCATCGCCATGGCGCGCTGCTCATCTTCGATGAAGTCGTCACCGGTTTCCGGCTAGATCTTGGCGGTGCCCAAGCCCGCTATGGGGTAACGCCGGACCTCGCCTGCTTCGGCAAGGCGATGGGCAACGGCTTTCCGATCGCGGCGGTCGTCGGTCGCGCCGACGTGATGGCGATCTTCGATGAGATCTTCTTCTCGTTTACCTTCGGCGGCGATGCCCTCTCGCTGGCGGCGGCGGTCGCCACCATCCGCGTTCTGCAGCGCGAGCCGGTCATCCCGCATCTCTGGAAGCAAGGTGCGAGGCTGAAAGAGGGCTACAACCAGATCGCGGCGGAGCTCGGCCTCACCCGCTACACCGAATGT
This genomic stretch from Dehalococcoidia bacterium harbors:
- the pseB gene encoding UDP-N-acetylglucosamine 4,6-dehydratase (inverting), producing MDLTDSVILITGGTGSFGNKFVETVLRRWRPRKLIVLSRDELKQHEMRQRFDDPCLRFFLGDIRDRDRLYRAFQGVDYVVHAAALKQVPAAEYNPFEVVKTNILGGQNIVDAAIDSGVKRVIALSTDKAVNPVNLYGATKLCMEKLLIQGNSYAGSDGTKFSVVRYGNVVGSRGSVIPIFWQQRLTGRLTVTDPRMTRFWLTLDQGVDFVLRCLGVMRGGEIFVPKIPTMGIMDLVEAIAPDCEVEFTGIRPGEKLHEVMISADEARLARELDDMFVIEPAHPWWTTDRAWQGGRPLPDGFVYSSETNPWKLTPAELREMVERLGLPKVVERRERSLRTVA
- the pseC gene encoding UDP-4-amino-4,6-dideoxy-N-acetyl-beta-L-altrosamine transaminase, whose translation is MQTVASTLALFGGPPVRDRLLPYGRQTIDEDDIAAVVAVLRSEWLTTGPAVAAFEEAVAARVGARFAVAFSSGTAALHAAAFAAGLGPGDEAITTPLTFSATANCVLYQGATPRFADIRPLDLTLDPDRVAAAITPRTRAILPMDYAGHPADLDALRALAQRHGLLIIEDAAHALGAVSRGRPVGSLADITIFSFHPVKHVAAGEGGMAVTNDPALASRLRRFRTHGIVYGVDEREPWRYDLVDLGFNYRLADLNCALGLSQLKKLDANLARRRAIAAAYREAFAGLPWLTLPRELPGMQSAWHLYPIRLNLDTLRAGRAEIFRALRAEGIGVQVHYLPVHLLRLYRERFGYRPGAFPLAEAAYERLISLPLFPGMSDGDVADVIAAVTKVLRAYGR
- a CDS encoding Gfo/Idh/MocA family oxidoreductase; protein product: MAAENAGVAPRVAVLGCGSIGRRHVANLKALGVEAVAVYDPVPERLTELRAAADVTAFAALDDIWRWEPTVVFVTAPTSCHLELALAAAERGCHLFIEKPLADRLAGTEQLVALVRERGLVSLVGCNLRFQPGLQAVKRWLEAGAIGRVVAARIEFGQYLPDWRPGSAYQASYSARRALGGGIILDAIHEIDYARWLLGEPLGVACFAGTLSHLEIETEDTAALLLRLPDAIVEIHLDYVQRVYSRTCQIIGDEGTIRWDYSAGEARYYHASGACELVFNPPAWTPNEMYLAELRHFLDCLAGRAAPALDVAGGRRVLEIALAAKQAAAEGRVIALGGADA
- a CDS encoding aminotransferase class III-fold pyridoxal phosphate-dependent enzyme; the protein is MPSLSAALPASRSIARSTALKARAARRIPTLAQTFSKAPSQFVQGVAPVYLERGAGSHVWDVDGNEYIDYPMALGPVILGHNEPAVTAAAIAQLERGIAFSLPHPLELELSELLCELIPCAEMVRFGKNGSDVTSGAVRAARAYTGRDLIACCGYHGWQDWFIGTTTRSRGVPRAVRELTKPFAYNDLDSLERIFAAYPGEVAAVIMEPVGVVEPAPGFLEAVRDLAHRHGALLIFDEVVTGFRLDLGGAQARYGVTPDLACFGKAMGNGFPIAAVVGRADVMAIFDEIFFSFTFGGDALSLAAAVATIRVLQREPVIPHLWKQGARLKEGYNQIAAELGLTRYTECVGLPPRTVITFRDDHGAESLVFKTLFQQECLKRGILFSGSQNLCYRHSDDDIAVTLAVYRTALEILADAIAAGDVLSRLEGPVVEPVFRRA